The Nitrospinota bacterium genome contains a region encoding:
- the aroA gene encoding 3-phosphoshikimate 1-carboxyvinyltransferase: MIISSNTSVPRGKVKIPPSKSHSIRAVFFASLAEGESEIHGRLQAEDVNSAIAACRALGADITERGDALLVRGTGGAIVPREKIIDVGNSGTTALFVLSMASLSSTPVTITGDASTSKRPMQPMLDALSNLGATVLKSDNGKLPVTIQGPIQGGATEVNGETSQYLSSLLIHSGFCSRETSIKVRMLNEKPYVDMTANWMEKLGLDFRRSGYDEFKVMPNQRIKGFKTSVPADFSSATFFLILSAIDGAEVVLEGLDLNDTQGDKKVIDYLRSMGADIECGDVITIRGKKLKGAVLDLNSTPDALPAMAVAACMADGRTELVNVSQARIKETDRISVMASELKKMGADIEEKPDGLVITGSRLKGAKVNGHFDHRVVMALAIAGFVAEGETEVSTAEAIKITFPNFVELMNGCHANVLMK, translated from the coding sequence ATGATCATTAGTTCAAATACCTCAGTTCCAAGAGGAAAAGTTAAAATACCCCCGTCCAAATCCCATTCCATCCGTGCGGTCTTTTTCGCGTCTCTTGCAGAGGGGGAATCTGAGATCCATGGAAGACTTCAGGCGGAGGATGTGAACTCGGCTATTGCGGCGTGTCGTGCGCTGGGGGCAGATATCACTGAGAGAGGGGATGCCCTTCTTGTAAGGGGAACGGGAGGAGCAATAGTTCCGCGGGAAAAGATCATCGATGTCGGCAACAGCGGCACAACAGCGCTTTTCGTTCTCTCCATGGCCTCTCTCTCCTCCACACCGGTCACGATAACCGGCGATGCCTCAACCAGTAAAAGGCCGATGCAACCTATGCTGGACGCACTATCCAATCTTGGGGCGACCGTTTTGAAATCCGATAATGGAAAACTCCCTGTAACCATACAAGGGCCAATTCAGGGGGGGGCAACCGAAGTAAATGGCGAAACTTCGCAATATCTCTCTTCACTCCTTATTCATTCAGGTTTTTGCAGCAGGGAAACATCGATAAAAGTGAGGATGCTGAATGAAAAACCGTATGTAGACATGACCGCGAACTGGATGGAGAAGCTCGGCCTCGACTTCAGGCGGAGTGGATACGACGAATTCAAAGTTATGCCGAACCAGCGTATTAAAGGCTTTAAAACTTCAGTTCCCGCGGATTTCTCCTCCGCCACGTTTTTCCTGATCCTTTCCGCTATCGATGGGGCAGAAGTAGTTCTTGAAGGATTGGATCTCAATGATACTCAAGGGGACAAGAAGGTAATAGATTATCTCCGAAGTATGGGAGCCGATATTGAATGCGGCGATGTGATAACAATCAGAGGGAAAAAACTGAAAGGGGCTGTCCTCGACCTGAACAGTACGCCGGACGCTCTTCCTGCAATGGCTGTCGCCGCGTGTATGGCTGACGGCAGAACCGAGCTTGTTAACGTTTCTCAGGCGAGGATAAAGGAGACTGACAGGATCTCCGTGATGGCCTCCGAATTGAAGAAGATGGGTGCGGATATTGAAGAAAAACCTGATGGGCTGGTTATTACTGGTTCAAGACTAAAAGGGGCGAAGGTGAACGGTCATTTCGATCATAGGGTCGTCATGGCTCTTGCCATCGCCGGATTTGTCGCTGAGGGTGAGACCGAAGTCTCCACTGCCGAGGCGATCAAGATCACTTTTCCCAATTTTGTCGAGTTGATGAACGGATGTCACGCCAACGTATTGATGAAATAG
- a CDS encoding ABC transporter permease, protein MQLENKGKSGGRENGFVIGTLVKWTENLGVIFVDFIEWLGTFSLFIKDTFRWMFKRPYRFQAAVEQMMEVGVLSFPVVLFTAIFSGMVISLQTFTGFKRFGAESMVGTVVALSMTRELGPVLTGLIVAGRAGSAMTASLGTMRVTEQIDALYTLATNPIKYLVVPRVIAATLMLPILACLSDVIGIFGGYIVAVFTLDANPVTYMERTFDYLRFNDISSGLIKASAFGFIISIVGCYFGFYTEGGAEGVGKATTRSVVVSFLLIFLANYILTAMLFAETGGGKF, encoded by the coding sequence TTGCAGTTGGAAAACAAGGGGAAGTCAGGCGGTCGGGAAAACGGTTTTGTCATAGGTACGCTTGTAAAATGGACGGAAAATCTCGGCGTGATCTTCGTCGATTTTATCGAATGGCTTGGGACATTTTCGCTTTTTATAAAGGACACTTTCCGCTGGATGTTTAAAAGGCCATACAGGTTCCAGGCCGCCGTAGAGCAGATGATGGAAGTAGGGGTTCTTTCGTTCCCAGTCGTTCTTTTCACCGCCATATTCAGCGGGATGGTCATTTCACTTCAAACTTTCACGGGATTTAAAAGGTTCGGCGCTGAAAGCATGGTTGGCACGGTTGTAGCGCTATCAATGACGAGAGAGCTTGGCCCTGTTCTTACAGGGCTTATCGTAGCTGGAAGGGCCGGTTCCGCCATGACCGCCTCGCTCGGCACAATGAGGGTTACGGAACAGATAGATGCGCTGTATACGCTAGCAACGAATCCCATTAAATACCTGGTTGTTCCCCGGGTTATCGCGGCCACTCTGATGCTCCCCATCCTTGCGTGTTTGTCGGATGTGATAGGGATATTTGGCGGATACATCGTCGCTGTATTTACGCTTGACGCTAATCCGGTCACATACATGGAGCGGACATTCGATTACCTGAGGTTCAACGATATCTCATCCGGCCTGATAAAAGCATCGGCATTCGGATTCATCATTTCAATAGTGGGTTGCTATTTCGGTTTCTATACCGAAGGGGGAGCAGAAGGTGTTGGAAAGGCGACGACCCGTTCCGTAGTGGTCTCGTTCCTTCTTATATTTCTGGCAAACTATATCCTTACGGCGATGCTCTTCGCTGAGACCGGTGGAGGCAAATTTTGA
- the surE gene encoding 5'/3'-nucleotidase SurE translates to MRILLTNDDGINAPGIRALHNELKNIGEVVVVAPDKEQSAVGHAITIADPLRVREVFQNGDSLGFAVDGTPADCVKIAVKAIMKEKPDIVVSGINQGGNFATNIIYSGTVSAATEGTILGIPSIAFSMDSFLNRDFSKAVKHAVEITKQVVGKPMPEGTLLNVNIPAPEVEVKGIKVCRQSSFTFRVTFDKRHDPRGLDYYWQGGDMNLDDPDPETDIRALKDGYITITPIKYDLTNYDFLESVRSWGLSG, encoded by the coding sequence ATGAGAATACTTCTTACAAATGACGACGGTATCAACGCTCCCGGGATACGAGCACTTCACAACGAATTAAAAAATATCGGAGAGGTCGTTGTCGTTGCCCCGGATAAAGAGCAGAGCGCCGTAGGGCATGCCATAACGATAGCGGATCCTTTGCGCGTTCGAGAGGTATTTCAGAATGGTGATTCACTAGGCTTTGCTGTGGACGGCACCCCGGCTGACTGCGTAAAGATCGCGGTCAAGGCAATTATGAAAGAAAAGCCCGATATAGTTGTTTCCGGCATAAACCAGGGGGGGAATTTTGCCACGAACATAATCTATTCCGGCACCGTCTCCGCCGCAACTGAAGGGACTATCCTGGGTATCCCATCCATAGCGTTTTCAATGGACAGTTTTCTCAACAGGGATTTTTCAAAAGCTGTGAAACACGCTGTTGAAATTACAAAACAAGTCGTTGGAAAACCGATGCCTGAAGGGACCCTCCTTAATGTCAACATACCTGCGCCAGAAGTTGAGGTAAAAGGTATAAAGGTCTGCAGGCAGTCAAGCTTTACTTTCCGGGTCACATTCGACAAAAGGCATGACCCGAGAGGACTCGATTATTACTGGCAAGGTGGGGATATGAATCTGGATGATCCCGACCCTGAAACAGATATACGCGCCTTAAAGGATGGATATATCACGATCACTCCGATAAAATATGATCTGACCAATTATGATTTTCTCGAAAGCGTAAGATCGTGGGGATTATCAGGGTAG
- the pal gene encoding peptidoglycan-associated lipoprotein Pal: MLKSNKSLLLVFVAIFAFSLASCATGGKPTTEVEPTAEQLEKEQMEEVSRLEQEELEALKRDESLQDEMRTMEFTPGELATVYFDFDRYNLKPGAKAALKNNAEWIKANPNQRVQIEGHCDERGTEEYNLALGEKRATTTKAYLVSLGVNESDIYTISYGEEKPVDMDHTEAAWAKNRRAEFKVTE; this comes from the coding sequence GTGTTAAAAAGCAATAAAAGCCTTTTATTAGTTTTTGTAGCAATATTCGCATTTTCTTTAGCATCGTGCGCGACAGGTGGAAAACCTACAACAGAGGTAGAGCCGACAGCCGAACAGCTTGAAAAAGAGCAGATGGAGGAAGTAAGCCGGCTCGAGCAGGAAGAGCTTGAAGCGTTGAAGAGGGATGAGTCATTACAGGACGAAATGCGCACAATGGAATTCACACCCGGCGAGCTTGCGACTGTATATTTCGATTTCGACAGATACAACCTGAAACCGGGAGCAAAAGCCGCGTTAAAGAACAACGCCGAATGGATAAAGGCCAATCCCAACCAGAGAGTGCAAATAGAAGGTCATTGCGACGAGAGAGGGACTGAGGAATACAACCTTGCTCTTGGCGAAAAAAGGGCTACAACCACCAAAGCATACCTAGTATCCCTTGGTGTAAATGAAAGCGATATCTATACGATCAGCTATGGTGAAGAGAAACCCGTGGATATGGACCATACGGAAGCCGCATGGGCAAAAAACCGCAGAGCTGAATTCAAAGTAACTGAGTAG
- the ybgF gene encoding tol-pal system protein YbgF: MKLNSCVFIAFSTVFLLLLSSCATEKGMQTVGQDVKGLKDKMDKELDSLRKDQEKTKTTLSTVVINQANTKDEIENLALTIETLMAKAEESSFFSKKVLEEMKSINSQLKSLNEQTMESDMKSAQRDGANREEIELSFTEIRASLAEINAVIDKLEKDKKESEKRKKKEVAVKPKAKPPEKKTTPVPQKISPEQLYQNGYKNFMNGEYQQSLLEFQEYIKRFPKEELVDNCQYWLAESLLKLGNEKEAVEAFLKVEKSYPDSPKVPDALFRAAEIMEKTGGLKKAEPTLVKIRDNYPNSIEAGQAVKKLESLAKSESKK; the protein is encoded by the coding sequence ATGAAACTCAATTCCTGCGTTTTTATAGCTTTTTCCACAGTTTTCCTGCTCCTTCTCTCTTCCTGCGCCACCGAAAAAGGGATGCAAACCGTCGGGCAAGATGTAAAAGGACTCAAGGATAAAATGGACAAGGAACTTGATAGCTTGAGGAAAGATCAGGAGAAAACAAAAACCACCTTATCTACGGTTGTGATCAATCAGGCAAATACCAAGGACGAGATTGAAAACCTCGCTCTCACGATTGAAACTCTGATGGCAAAAGCCGAGGAGAGCTCCTTCTTTTCAAAAAAAGTTCTTGAAGAAATGAAGAGCATCAACAGCCAGTTGAAAAGTCTTAATGAGCAAACTATGGAATCGGACATGAAATCGGCCCAAAGGGACGGGGCCAACAGGGAAGAGATAGAGCTTTCCTTTACCGAGATACGAGCTAGCCTCGCTGAGATCAATGCTGTGATAGATAAACTGGAAAAGGACAAAAAAGAGAGCGAAAAAAGAAAGAAGAAAGAGGTCGCCGTAAAACCGAAAGCAAAGCCGCCGGAAAAGAAAACGACCCCGGTCCCCCAAAAAATTTCGCCGGAACAACTCTATCAAAACGGATATAAAAACTTCATGAATGGGGAATATCAGCAGTCACTGCTTGAATTTCAGGAGTATATAAAACGTTTCCCAAAAGAGGAACTCGTCGATAACTGCCAATACTGGCTTGCCGAATCTCTTTTAAAACTTGGAAATGAAAAAGAAGCTGTTGAAGCGTTCCTCAAGGTGGAAAAAAGCTACCCCGATTCCCCAAAAGTGCCGGATGCCCTCTTCAGGGCGGCGGAAATAATGGAAAAAACAGGCGGATTGAAAAAAGCTGAACCAACTCTGGTAAAAATACGGGATAATTACCCGAACTCGATTGAGGCGGGCCAGGCGGTAAAAAAGCTTGAGAGCCTGGCAAAAAGCGAAAGTAAAAAATAA
- a CDS encoding methylated-DNA--[protein]-cysteine S-methyltransferase — MSRQRIDEIAEFGTVFKTEFGYCSAVVDDKGVVLRFCLPTKKEKAEKFIGKIPRKRYPELEGIVQAYFRGEIVEMKDFKLPMARFPIFRREVYSALLRVKRGEVLTYGELARRAGHAGAARAVGTAMAKNPLPLLIPCHRVIRGDGTLGQFTADGGADFKMTMQELEKVN; from the coding sequence ATGTCACGCCAACGTATTGATGAAATAGCGGAATTCGGAACCGTTTTTAAAACCGAATTCGGCTACTGTTCGGCAGTTGTCGACGATAAAGGGGTTGTTTTACGCTTTTGCCTCCCTACAAAAAAGGAGAAAGCGGAAAAATTCATTGGCAAAATCCCAAGAAAACGATATCCGGAACTGGAAGGAATCGTTCAAGCATATTTCCGCGGGGAAATTGTTGAGATGAAGGATTTCAAGCTCCCAATGGCCCGTTTTCCAATTTTCAGAAGAGAAGTGTACTCCGCCCTCTTAAGAGTGAAAAGAGGGGAGGTATTGACCTACGGCGAACTTGCGCGGAGAGCAGGGCATGCAGGAGCGGCAAGAGCAGTTGGAACAGCTATGGCGAAGAATCCGTTGCCTTTGCTGATCCCATGCCACAGGGTTATCAGAGGGGATGGAACACTGGGACAATTTACAGCCGACGGTGGAGCCGATTTCAAAATGACAATGCAGGAGCTTGAGAAAGTAAATTAA